The region AAAGTAGTACCAATATAATCCTCTTGTAAAGAAGGCTCTAATAAAACAGCAATTTTACGAGATACAGCTCCGTCAGAACCAATATTTTGAGTAACATCATCGGCACAATAACCAACATTATGCATTGCAGAACCTGCAGATGCTTCTACATCGTAAGTAGGATAAACATCATACTCTAAATTTTCTTGTCCAACATTTGCTATGCTAAAAGTTTCAGTTACAGCAGTTCCATCAGCGATTTCAACAATAATCTCATCAGTATCAACCTCTACAGTAGCAGGTGTTAATGCATTTGATAAAGAAATAAAAGTAAAGTTATCAAAATAATACATTGGAGTTTCACCATTCTCAGCACCGGCATACATATTAGCACAACCTAATTGGTTTTCACCAGCTGTACCATCAGTTGCAAGACTCCACTGCCACTCAATAATATCTGTATCATCCCAAGACATTACAGCAACATCTTCATTTAAGTCAATATAAAAGAATACATTGAACCAAGTATCTTGAGCATAAGTAACATTAGTTAATTCTTGACCACCAGCAGTAATTTTTGAAGAACCATCAGCATACAAGAAAACCTCAACAGCCCACTCAGAAGCAAATACATGCTGTAGGTTATAATAACCAGCCATACCAGCAGGTACATAAAAATCATAACTTACACCATAAACACCAGATGTTTTATCACCGAAAGGGAAAACAGCATCATTAGTTCCACTTACCATAACAGAGTTAGGAGCAGTTTCAAATTGAGCATCAGAAATAACAGCATCTTCCGCTGTACCAGGTGCATTAGTCCAAGTTGTCCATTCTTCATCAACAACAGCTAAATAATCACCAGAAGTATGCATGTCAAAACCTGATTCATAAACTACTTCAACAGCTTCATTAAACATGAAGTTATCAAAATAATACTCAGGATCTTCCGTATAACCTGTAAGAACACCAGCATACATATTAGCACAACCTAATTGGTTTTCACCAGCTGTACCATCAGTAGCTAAGCTCCACTGCCATGTAATAATTTCTTCATCATCCCAATACATAGTTGCCAAATCTTCATTTAAGTTAATATCAAATGAAACATTGAACCATGTATTAGCTTCGTAAGTCAAATTAGTTAATTCTTGACCACCTGCAGAAATCTGACTACTTAAATCTCCATTTAAGTATACCTCAACAGCCCACTCAGAAGCAAAAACATGCTGCAAATTATAATAACCAGCTTTTCCAGCAGGTACATACATATCAAAACTAACTTCATAAGCACCAGATGTTTTATCACCAAATGGATAAACAGCATCTGTAGTACCCATAACAACAACTGAATTAGGTGCAGTTACAGAAAAAGCATCAGATATCATAGCATCTTCTGCTGTACCTGGAGCATTTGTCCAAGTTGTCCAATCTGTATCCACCTCAGCTAAATAATCTCCAGAAGTGAATCCATCAAAGTCTTGTTCGTAGCCTTGAGCGAATAAGCCAAACCCTACAAACATTGATAAAATTAAAAGTAAATTTTTTCTCATAATTGATTGTTTTTAAAAAAATGATTAGGTAAACACAAATGTATAAATTCTATATGGAAAATCAAATATTTTACACTGCAATTCAAGCTTAGTCAAGCGCCATCCTAAAAGCCACATAACACACTGATAACATACAAGATATGACAGATACTTTCTTATACAAAAAGAATAATAACAAATTATTTAAGCTTTTCTTTAGCGTTTCCTAAGTAAATATACCCTAATCTACGTGAAACAACGTATTGATGGATTCAATATCTTTCAGAATTAAATCAGCACC is a window of Lentimicrobium sp. L6 DNA encoding:
- a CDS encoding T9SS type A sorting domain-containing protein; this encodes MRKNLLLILSMFVGFGLFAQGYEQDFDGFTSGDYLAEVDTDWTTWTNAPGTAEDAMISDAFSVTAPNSVVVMGTTDAVYPFGDKTSGAYEVSFDMYVPAGKAGYYNLQHVFASEWAVEVYLNGDLSSQISAGGQELTNLTYEANTWFNVSFDINLNEDLATMYWDDEEIITWQWSLATDGTAGENQLGCANMYAGVLTGYTEDPEYYFDNFMFNEAVEVVYESGFDMHTSGDYLAVVDEEWTTWTNAPGTAEDAVISDAQFETAPNSVMVSGTNDAVFPFGDKTSGVYGVSYDFYVPAGMAGYYNLQHVFASEWAVEVFLYADGSSKITAGGQELTNVTYAQDTWFNVFFYIDLNEDVAVMSWDDTDIIEWQWSLATDGTAGENQLGCANMYAGAENGETPMYYFDNFTFISLSNALTPATVEVDTDEIIVEIADGTAVTETFSIANVGQENLEYDVYPTYDVEASAGSAMHNVGYCADDVTQNIGSDGAVSRKIAVLLEPSLQEDYIGTTLESIEVFMADQALDMFVKVWAAGETTVPGPGEVIYSASFNAAIGEWSEAMITDEIVLDGNPIYIGVEYFQPAAVYAMGCDAGPKTPGVNWSSTGPGWSEFSLDYNWAVRANTVGDPFPNWMDVPVDFGMIPGGGSETVGVFMSPDGLPNGQYTGSLVVAANDPVTNYTEIDVTLDIITATNDLNATDAVMVYPNPTNDVVFVKADAQIEQVIVSNYLGQVVDVYTTLGTEGQINVSQLDNGVYFLEVTTDLAKHTIKVIKK